A window of the Rhizobium brockwellii genome harbors these coding sequences:
- the phoU gene encoding phosphate signaling complex protein PhoU — translation MASTHIYSAYDDDLKFLSRRISEMGGLAEQMVAEAVRALVNGDTALAQKVISDDVILDHAEREIGDKAIVTIARRQPMAADLREIMGSIRIAADLERVGDLGKNTAKRVIAVQSTGVPRKLARGLEHLSELALVQLKEVLDVYTNRSADKANAIRERDNEIDAMYTSLFRELLTYMMEDPRNITSCTHLLFCAKNIERIGDHATNIAETIFYMTTGAQPEGDRPKDDSANTVGAVTE, via the coding sequence ATGGCATCGACACATATTTATTCTGCCTATGATGATGATCTGAAGTTCCTGTCCAGGCGGATTTCCGAAATGGGCGGCCTGGCCGAGCAGATGGTCGCCGAAGCCGTGCGGGCGCTCGTCAACGGCGATACCGCGCTGGCGCAGAAGGTCATCTCCGACGATGTGATCCTCGATCACGCCGAACGCGAAATCGGCGACAAGGCGATCGTCACCATCGCCCGCCGCCAGCCGATGGCCGCGGACCTGCGCGAAATCATGGGTTCGATCCGCATCGCCGCCGATCTCGAACGTGTCGGCGACCTCGGCAAGAACACTGCCAAGCGCGTCATCGCCGTCCAAAGCACCGGCGTTCCCCGCAAGCTCGCCCGCGGCCTCGAGCATCTGTCCGAGCTGGCGCTCGTCCAGCTCAAGGAAGTGCTCGACGTCTACACCAATCGTTCCGCCGACAAGGCGAATGCGATCCGCGAACGCGACAACGAGATCGACGCGATGTACACCTCGCTGTTCCGCGAGCTCCTGACCTACATGATGGAAGATCCGCGCAACATCACCAGCTGCACGCATCTTCTCTTCTGCGCCAAGAACATCGAGCGCATCGGCGACCACGCCACCAACATCGCCGAGACGATCTTTTACATGACGACAGGCGCGCAGCCGGAAGGCGACCGTCCGAAGGACGACAGCGCCAACACCGTCGGCGCGGTCACCGAATAA
- a CDS encoding GcrA family cell cycle regulator, translating to MNWTDERVEKLKKLWAEGLSASQIAAQLGGVSRNAVIGKVHRLCLPGRAKAGGTNTAARTPKRNTSAPRAPNFASRITTRTVTRQQGATMLKEEIEIETIEEMEYVPRGNVVVPISRRLGLTELTERTCKWPVGDPLKDDFHFCGCESPDNSPYCSYHQKLAYQPVNERRRAAARAS from the coding sequence ATGAACTGGACAGACGAGCGGGTCGAGAAACTCAAGAAGCTTTGGGCCGAAGGACTGAGCGCCAGCCAGATCGCGGCACAACTTGGCGGTGTCAGCCGAAACGCGGTCATCGGTAAAGTGCACCGGCTGTGCCTTCCCGGCCGTGCCAAGGCCGGCGGCACCAACACCGCGGCGCGAACGCCGAAGCGCAATACATCGGCGCCGCGCGCGCCGAACTTCGCCTCTCGGATCACCACCCGCACCGTCACCCGCCAGCAGGGCGCGACGATGCTGAAGGAAGAGATCGAGATCGAAACGATCGAGGAAATGGAATACGTGCCGAGAGGCAATGTGGTGGTGCCGATTTCGCGCCGCCTCGGCCTGACGGAACTGACCGAGCGCACCTGCAAGTGGCCGGTCGGCGATCCGCTGAAGGACGACTTCCATTTCTGCGGCTGCGAATCCCCCGACAATTCGCCCTATTGCAGCTATCACCAGAAGCTTGCCTACCAGCCGGTCAACGAACGCCGCCGGGCAGCCGCGCGGGCCAGCTGA
- the phoB gene encoding phosphate regulon transcriptional regulator PhoB, producing the protein MIPRVAVVEDEEALSVLLRYNLEAEGFEVDTILRGDEAEMRLQERTPDLLILDWMLPGVSGIELCRRLRMRPETERLPIIMLTARGEESERVRGLSTGADDYVVKPFSTPELVARVKAMLRRARPEVLSTVLKCGDIELDRETHRVHRKTREVRLGPTEFRLLEFLMSSPGRVFSRSQLLDGVWGHDIYVDERTVDVHVGRLRKALNFSNMQDVIRTVRGAGYSMEA; encoded by the coding sequence ATGATCCCGAGAGTTGCAGTTGTTGAAGACGAGGAAGCCCTCAGCGTGCTTCTTCGCTACAATCTCGAAGCGGAAGGCTTCGAGGTCGATACCATCCTTCGTGGCGACGAAGCCGAAATGCGGCTTCAGGAGCGCACGCCCGATCTTCTCATCCTTGATTGGATGCTGCCCGGCGTCTCCGGCATCGAGCTCTGCCGGCGCCTGCGCATGCGGCCGGAGACCGAGCGTCTGCCGATCATCATGCTGACGGCGCGCGGCGAAGAGAGCGAGCGTGTCCGCGGATTGTCGACGGGCGCCGACGATTATGTCGTCAAGCCCTTCTCGACCCCCGAGCTCGTTGCCCGCGTCAAGGCGATGCTGCGTCGCGCCCGTCCCGAGGTGCTGTCGACGGTGCTGAAATGCGGTGACATCGAGCTCGACCGTGAGACCCATCGCGTCCATCGCAAGACCCGCGAAGTCCGCCTCGGCCCCACCGAATTCCGCCTGCTGGAATTCCTGATGTCGTCGCCGGGCCGGGTCTTCTCCCGCTCACAGCTGTTGGATGGTGTCTGGGGCCACGATATCTATGTCGACGAGCGCACCGTCGACGTCCATGTCGGCCGCCTGCGCAAGGCGCTGAATTTCTCCAACATGCAGGACGTCATCCGCACCGTCCGCGGCGCCGGTTATTCGATGGAAGCCTGA
- a CDS encoding aspartate aminotransferase family protein — protein sequence MAEAAPLYDTYSRAPLRFERGEGVWLITETGERYLDFGAGVAVTSVGHSNPHVVGALKEQADKVWHLSNIYEIPGQERLAKRLTDATFADKVFFTNSGAEALECAIKTARRYQFSKGHPERFHIITFEGAFHGRTLATIAAGGQEKYLEGFGPKAPGFDQVPFGDIEAVRAAITEATSAILIEPVQGEGGVRPATPEFMKALRQLCDDNDLLLILDEVQTGVGRTGKLFAHEWSGITPDIMAVAKGIGGGFPLGACLATSEAASGMKAGTHGSTYGGNPLAMAVGSAVLDIILADGFLQQVRDVALVFRQGLASLKDRYPDVIEDIRGEGLLLGIKAAVPSAELLQAIRAAHLLGVPAGDNVIRLLPPLVVTAEEAREGLARVERAAESIRASKVKKTA from the coding sequence ATGGCTGAAGCCGCGCCGCTTTATGACACCTATTCTCGTGCCCCACTGCGGTTCGAGCGAGGCGAGGGCGTATGGCTGATCACCGAAACTGGCGAGCGATATCTCGATTTCGGCGCCGGCGTCGCCGTCACCTCCGTCGGCCACAGCAATCCGCATGTGGTCGGCGCGCTGAAGGAGCAGGCCGACAAGGTCTGGCACCTGTCGAACATCTATGAGATCCCCGGACAGGAGCGTCTGGCTAAACGCCTGACCGACGCCACCTTCGCCGACAAGGTGTTCTTCACCAACTCAGGTGCCGAGGCGCTCGAATGCGCGATCAAGACGGCCCGCCGCTATCAGTTTTCCAAGGGCCATCCCGAGCGCTTCCATATCATCACCTTCGAAGGCGCCTTCCACGGACGGACGCTGGCGACGATCGCCGCCGGCGGCCAGGAAAAATATCTCGAAGGTTTCGGCCCCAAGGCGCCGGGTTTCGATCAGGTGCCTTTCGGTGATATCGAAGCGGTCCGCGCCGCGATCACCGAGGCGACGTCCGCCATCCTCATCGAGCCGGTGCAGGGCGAGGGCGGCGTTCGTCCTGCCACGCCTGAGTTCATGAAGGCGCTTCGCCAGCTCTGCGACGACAACGATCTGCTGTTGATCCTCGACGAGGTCCAGACCGGCGTCGGCCGCACCGGCAAGCTCTTCGCCCATGAATGGTCGGGCATCACACCCGACATCATGGCGGTCGCCAAGGGCATCGGCGGCGGTTTCCCGCTCGGCGCCTGCCTTGCCACATCAGAGGCCGCCTCCGGCATGAAGGCCGGCACCCATGGTTCGACCTATGGCGGCAATCCGCTTGCCATGGCCGTCGGCAGCGCCGTGCTCGACATCATCCTGGCCGATGGCTTCCTCCAGCAGGTGCGCGATGTCGCGTTGGTCTTCCGCCAGGGCCTCGCCTCGCTGAAGGATCGCTACCCCGATGTGATCGAGGATATCAGAGGCGAGGGGCTGTTGCTCGGCATCAAGGCTGCCGTTCCCTCAGCCGAACTGCTGCAGGCGATCCGCGCCGCCCATCTGCTCGGCGTACCCGCCGGCGACAACGTCATTCGCCTTCTTCCGCCGCTCGTGGTCACCGCCGAGGAAGCCCGCGAGGGCCTTGCCCGCGTCGAGCGCGCCGCCGAGAGCATTCGCGCCTCCAAGGTCAAGAAGACGGCTTGA